Proteins encoded together in one Methanococcus voltae window:
- a CDS encoding tetratricopeptide repeat protein: EVVNEEVVNEEVVNEEVVNEEVVNEEVVNEEVVNEEETPEYWFNLANMAKDNNKKIEYYNKALDINPNYENAINGKEAVLKSIKELERLEEIRKNKETAKKFCKMAYGEKDKATQLKYYEKALKLDSDNIKILLNCAVAHHNLKEYNEALNYYDKALDINPGYESAVNGKKIVSKLLKQIEDAKKLCKMAYGEKDKATQLKYYEKALKLDSDNIKILLNCAVSHYNLKNYKICNEYALKILKIDKNNSKAKELIELCNNKK, translated from the coding sequence AGAAGTAGTTAATGAAGAAGTAGTTAATGAAGAAGTAGTTAATGAAGAAGTAGTTAATGAAGAAGTAGTTAATGAAGAAGTAGTTAATGAAGAAGTAGTTAATGAAGAAGAAACTCCAGAATATTGGTTTAATTTAGCAAATATGGCTAAAGATAATAACAAGAAAATAGAATACTATAATAAAGCTTTAGATATAAACCCTAACTATGAAAATGCCATCAATGGTAAGGAAGCAGTTTTAAAATCCATTAAAGAATTAGAAAGATTAGAAGAAATTAGAAAGAATAAAGAAACTGCAAAAAAATTCTGTAAAATGGCATATGGTGAAAAAGATAAAGCTACACAGCTCAAATATTATGAAAAAGCTTTAAAATTAGATTCTGACAACATAAAGATATTATTAAATTGTGCAGTAGCACACCATAACTTAAAAGAATATAATGAAGCATTAAACTACTATGATAAAGCTTTAGATATAAACCCTGGCTATGAAAGTGCCGTCAATGGTAAAAAAATAGTATCAAAACTATTAAAACAAATTGAAGACGCTAAAAAGCTTTGTAAAATGGCATATGGTGAAAAAGATAAAGCTACACAGCTCAAATATTATGAAAAAGCTTTAAAATTAGATTCTGACAACATAAAGATATTATTAAATTGTGCAGTATCACATTATAATCTTAAAAACTATAAAATATGTAATGAATATGCTTTAAAAATCTTAAAAATCGATAAAAATAATTCAAAGGCAAAAGAACTCATTGAATTATGTAATAATAAAAAATAA